In a genomic window of Maricaulis maris MCS10:
- a CDS encoding YiaA/YiaB family inner membrane protein yields MLGQSKLWISFNYACVAVAYAMLGLSLMLMPVDLSTKGYVGMGILFLTGSLITLVKTLQEQRINDQFSSKLERAKHEKILEDYVTKA; encoded by the coding sequence ATGCTGGGACAATCAAAACTCTGGATCAGTTTCAACTATGCCTGTGTTGCCGTGGCCTACGCCATGCTGGGCCTGTCACTGATGCTGATGCCGGTCGACCTGTCGACCAAAGGCTATGTCGGAATGGGGATCCTGTTCCTGACAGGTTCACTCATCACGCTGGTCAAGACGCTGCAGGAGCAGCGCATCAACGACCAGTTCTCGTCCAAGCTGGAACGCGCCAAACACGAGAAGATACTGGAGGACTATGTCACCAAGGCCTGA
- a CDS encoding VOC family protein, which produces MKRLHVSFNVRDLDASIQFYTQLFGCQPTLVRDQYAKWLLDDPRMNFVLEAGEGEPGFSHAGLQSETPGELHEVFARMKSAEAPYLPEGVTTCCYHKSEKSWTSDPDGVMWEAFHTQHQTEERGAAPQFVLQPG; this is translated from the coding sequence ATGAAACGTCTCCATGTCAGCTTCAATGTGCGCGACCTTGACGCGTCCATTCAGTTTTATACCCAGCTCTTCGGATGCCAGCCCACGCTTGTCCGGGATCAGTATGCGAAATGGTTGCTCGACGACCCGCGCATGAATTTCGTGCTCGAGGCGGGAGAGGGCGAGCCCGGGTTCAGCCATGCCGGACTGCAGTCCGAAACCCCGGGAGAATTGCATGAGGTGTTCGCGCGGATGAAATCTGCAGAAGCCCCCTATCTGCCGGAAGGCGTGACGACTTGCTGCTACCACAAATCGGAGAAGAGCTGGACGTCTGACCCTGATGGCGTGATGTGGGAAGCGTTTCACACGCAACATCAAACGGAAGAGCGCGGCGCGGCGCCGCAATTTGTGCTGCAGCCGGGCTGA
- the bioD gene encoding dethiobiotin synthase → MRPLFFTGTGTDIGKTHVLCEIIRAWRASGRSMRVLKPVISGFDPSALNETDTIRLMRANEDALTGEGVQAVSPWRFRAPLSPDLAARKERRELALDKIVSWCLDHISRDMPTVIEGAGGVMSPIASDGLNLDLIRELDAHPVLVAGSYLGTISHTLTALRVLDGRCSVILNDHPESDTPIAETARTISRFAPRADIRVFDPAAPEALLDLFERAAETLLD, encoded by the coding sequence ATGAGACCCCTGTTTTTCACCGGCACCGGAACGGATATCGGCAAGACCCATGTATTGTGCGAGATCATCCGCGCCTGGCGGGCCAGCGGCCGGTCGATGCGGGTGCTCAAGCCGGTCATTTCCGGCTTTGATCCGTCAGCGTTGAACGAAACCGATACAATCCGCCTTATGCGGGCCAATGAGGACGCCCTGACCGGGGAAGGCGTACAGGCCGTGTCGCCCTGGCGCTTCCGGGCGCCGCTCTCACCCGACCTGGCGGCGCGCAAGGAACGGCGCGAGCTGGCGCTCGACAAGATCGTCAGCTGGTGTCTGGACCATATCAGTCGCGACATGCCGACCGTGATCGAGGGCGCCGGTGGTGTGATGTCACCGATCGCCTCTGACGGACTCAATCTCGACCTGATCCGGGAACTCGATGCCCATCCGGTCCTGGTCGCCGGCAGCTATCTGGGGACGATTTCGCACACCTTGACGGCACTGCGTGTGCTCGATGGGCGCTGCAGCGTGATCCTGAATGACCACCCCGAAAGCGACACGCCGATCGCCGAGACCGCCCGTACAATCAGCCGTTTCGCACCGCGCGCTGATATCCGTGTCTTCGACCCGGCCGCACCCGAAGCGCTGCTCGACCTGTTCGAACGCGCAGCAGAAACCCTGCTCGACTAG
- a CDS encoding PspA/IM30 family protein, whose amino-acid sequence MFTTLVALFRARSESSRQKLETENAALLIEQKIREAEQGHDTAKRSLAGLILRERQEDTALKALAARRQDMENRTRDALKAGMEELAGDGANALADLDNEHAARADALARTRAGARRLRLLLEKTERRLTDLRQGLITARALEDERRGGTALQGSLGGLGALMEGEAVLKRALAAPNTGDFADILDDINADLSGDDLVDRMAVQGFGAAVKARGDDILKRIRAGTDTEQPAAHPA is encoded by the coding sequence ATGTTCACGACACTGGTTGCATTGTTCAGGGCCCGGTCTGAATCCAGCCGGCAAAAGTTGGAAACCGAGAACGCCGCCCTGCTCATCGAACAGAAGATACGGGAGGCCGAACAGGGCCACGATACCGCCAAGCGCTCCCTGGCCGGCCTCATCCTTCGCGAGCGCCAGGAGGACACCGCGCTGAAGGCTCTCGCTGCGAGACGCCAGGACATGGAAAACCGCACGCGTGATGCCCTCAAGGCCGGGATGGAGGAGCTGGCCGGTGATGGCGCCAATGCCCTCGCCGATCTGGACAATGAACACGCGGCCCGCGCTGATGCCCTCGCTCGGACACGGGCCGGCGCACGACGATTGCGCCTGCTGCTGGAAAAGACCGAGCGCCGGCTGACCGATCTCAGACAGGGCCTCATAACGGCCCGGGCGCTGGAGGATGAACGCCGCGGCGGGACGGCCCTCCAGGGCAGCCTTGGCGGCCTCGGCGCCCTCATGGAGGGCGAGGCCGTGCTCAAACGGGCACTCGCCGCCCCGAACACTGGCGATTTCGCCGATATCCTCGACGACATCAATGCGGACCTGTCCGGCGATGACCTGGTCGACCGCATGGCCGTTCAGGGGTTCGGCGCCGCAGTAAAGGCACGCGGGGATGACATCCTCAAGCGGATCAGGGCCGGAACCGACACCGAACAACCAGCCGCGCATCCGGCCTAG
- a CDS encoding TetR/AcrR family transcriptional regulator: protein MTDVQDKLRPRGRPALAPETREQALAAAGALLAEQGLNGMKARTIAERAGLSVGSIYKLFGDIDDLIRELNMITYRDFAEHHRQALERAALDPSEVHGRVMVLARAYVDFVTAENARWRALLAFNRRQGGSAPQYYTDYEDQLFRLVIDVLEAAPGLEDAALRETSARALWAAVHGIIGIVLPNASYDDPVATAMNQIEMVVGAYIRDAAQRR from the coding sequence ATGACAGATGTTCAGGACAAACTTCGGCCACGAGGCCGTCCGGCCCTGGCTCCGGAAACCCGCGAGCAGGCGCTCGCCGCCGCCGGAGCCTTGCTGGCGGAGCAGGGCTTGAACGGCATGAAGGCCCGGACCATCGCGGAACGGGCCGGTCTCAGCGTCGGGTCGATCTACAAGCTGTTCGGCGATATCGATGATTTGATTCGCGAACTCAACATGATCACCTATCGCGATTTCGCCGAGCATCACCGTCAGGCGCTGGAGCGGGCCGCCCTCGATCCGTCCGAGGTGCACGGCCGGGTCATGGTGTTGGCAAGAGCCTATGTGGATTTTGTAACCGCCGAGAATGCGCGTTGGCGGGCCTTGTTGGCGTTCAATCGACGCCAGGGCGGTTCTGCGCCACAATACTATACGGATTACGAGGACCAGCTTTTCAGGCTGGTGATCGACGTTCTCGAGGCGGCGCCCGGACTTGAGGATGCCGCCTTGCGGGAGACATCCGCGCGGGCGCTCTGGGCGGCTGTCCACGGCATTATCGGCATCGTGCTGCCCAATGCCAGTTATGACGATCCGGTCGCCACCGCGATGAACCAGATCGAGATGGTGGTGGGTGCTTATATTCGCGACGCTGCACAGCGACGCTGA
- the bioF gene encoding 8-amino-7-oxononanoate synthase yields MTSASASLERFAANKLAGLDRRNLRRRTRETRPLGGALVERDGRQLVNACSNDYLGLSQHPAVIEAAAAAARQFGAGSGASRLVTGGHPLLFELEARLAAFKGTEDCLVFGSGYLANLAITPALVGSGDIIFVDTLAHACLHAGARLSGARVEVFPHNDMAALEAMLKTLRPVHRHAMILTDGVFSMDGDLAPLPDMMALAQTHDAWTLIDDAHGIGVIGGGHGSTHAFQPSVVPPLQMGTLSKALGSYGGYVCASRDVCDLLRTRARPLVFTTALPPASIGAALAALDLIEQDSALRERPMDLARRFCRTLGLAEPNSPIVPIIIGDESAALSASAELEDAGFLVTAIRPPTVPRRTARLRITFNAAHSEADIDRLATTLKSILQTAEAAE; encoded by the coding sequence ATGACATCTGCCAGTGCTTCCCTCGAGCGGTTCGCAGCCAACAAGCTGGCCGGGCTCGACCGGCGCAATCTGCGTCGCCGGACCCGTGAAACCCGCCCGCTGGGCGGTGCCCTTGTCGAACGCGACGGTCGCCAGCTCGTCAACGCCTGTTCCAATGACTATCTCGGCCTCAGCCAGCACCCCGCCGTGATTGAAGCGGCAGCCGCGGCAGCCCGGCAATTCGGTGCCGGTTCCGGTGCCTCCCGTCTGGTGACCGGTGGTCATCCGCTATTGTTTGAACTGGAAGCCCGCCTGGCAGCCTTCAAGGGGACAGAGGACTGTCTGGTGTTCGGATCGGGCTATCTGGCCAATCTGGCGATAACACCCGCCCTGGTCGGCAGTGGCGACATCATCTTCGTCGATACGCTCGCCCATGCCTGCCTGCACGCCGGGGCCCGGCTATCCGGCGCCCGTGTCGAAGTCTTTCCGCACAATGACATGGCGGCTCTCGAGGCGATGCTGAAGACGCTGAGGCCCGTCCATCGTCACGCCATGATCCTGACCGACGGCGTTTTCTCCATGGATGGCGATCTCGCACCCTTGCCCGACATGATGGCGCTGGCTCAAACACACGACGCTTGGACCCTGATTGATGATGCGCACGGTATCGGGGTGATCGGTGGCGGCCACGGCAGCACCCACGCTTTTCAGCCATCGGTGGTTCCGCCCTTGCAGATGGGGACGCTGTCGAAGGCCCTGGGAAGCTATGGGGGCTATGTGTGCGCGTCCCGTGATGTCTGCGATCTGCTACGCACCCGCGCCCGGCCGCTCGTCTTCACCACCGCCCTGCCGCCCGCCAGTATCGGAGCCGCGCTGGCGGCGCTTGACCTGATCGAACAGGACTCCGCTTTACGCGAGCGACCGATGGACCTGGCCCGCCGCTTCTGCCGGACGCTCGGCCTGGCTGAGCCCAACTCACCGATCGTACCGATCATCATCGGCGACGAATCGGCTGCCCTCTCAGCCTCGGCCGAGCTGGAGGACGCCGGCTTCCTGGTCACCGCGATTCGCCCCCCCACTGTGCCCCGCCGCACGGCCCGACTGCGTATCACTTTCAATGCCGCGCACAGCGAGGCCGATATCGACCGCCTTGCCACCACCTTGAAATCGATCCTGCAAACCGCCGAGGCTGCCGAGTAA
- the pheA gene encoding prephenate dehydratase translates to MATDMTRDEIRSAISDIDKELIDAIARRSGLVEEILKAKARTGSPVRDRERERDVLRAAVQQGSEKGVPAELVETLFHALFEASVRRQRQQFDSMRNDELNEATVAYLGGPGSYSHIAAQKVFQRRNATVVPSPKRDFVSIFRAVENAEVDYGVIPIENTTTGSINEVYDILINSHTQIIGEFLLRVDHCLVGRASGQGRVRRVFGHPQALAQCRRYISSHPELETHMAASTTRALERLLEDDDTAVAVAGEDAARLFGMDILERNVGDHEQNITRFIVIGRKSKLPTREVECKTSMMFTTRDTPGSLVNALIGFRDNGINLVKLESRPIAGNPWEEMFIMDVEGHLEDSKIRESMSVLEEHTREIKLLGCYAMDAIDKVSVAE, encoded by the coding sequence ATGGCAACGGACATGACGCGGGATGAAATCCGCTCGGCTATCAGCGATATCGATAAGGAATTGATCGATGCCATCGCCCGTCGCTCCGGACTGGTGGAAGAAATCCTCAAGGCCAAGGCGCGGACCGGCAGTCCGGTCAGGGACCGGGAGCGCGAGCGCGACGTGCTCCGGGCCGCCGTCCAGCAGGGCAGCGAGAAAGGCGTTCCGGCTGAACTGGTCGAGACGCTGTTTCATGCGCTGTTCGAGGCGTCGGTCCGCCGTCAGCGCCAGCAATTCGACTCCATGCGCAATGACGAGCTCAATGAGGCCACGGTCGCCTATCTGGGCGGTCCCGGCAGCTACAGCCACATTGCCGCGCAAAAGGTCTTCCAGCGTCGCAATGCGACGGTGGTGCCATCGCCGAAACGGGACTTTGTCTCGATTTTCCGTGCGGTCGAGAATGCCGAAGTCGATTATGGCGTGATCCCGATCGAGAACACCACGACCGGGTCGATCAACGAGGTCTACGACATCTTGATCAATTCCCACACGCAGATCATTGGTGAGTTCCTGCTGCGGGTCGATCATTGCCTGGTCGGTCGGGCGAGCGGGCAGGGGCGCGTGCGCCGTGTGTTCGGCCATCCTCAGGCGCTGGCCCAGTGCCGGCGCTATATCAGCTCGCATCCGGAGCTTGAAACCCACATGGCGGCCTCGACCACGCGCGCGCTGGAGCGGCTGTTGGAGGACGATGATACGGCGGTGGCCGTCGCCGGCGAGGATGCGGCCCGCCTGTTCGGCATGGATATTCTGGAGCGCAATGTCGGTGACCACGAGCAGAATATCACGCGGTTCATCGTCATCGGACGCAAGTCCAAACTCCCGACGCGCGAGGTCGAGTGCAAGACGTCGATGATGTTCACCACACGCGACACGCCGGGATCGCTGGTCAATGCGTTGATCGGTTTCCGTGATAACGGGATCAATCTGGTGAAGCTGGAATCGCGGCCGATTGCCGGCAATCCCTGGGAAGAAATGTTCATCATGGATGTCGAAGGGCATCTGGAGGACAGCAAGATCCGCGAGTCCATGTCGGTGCTTGAGGAGCATACCCGCGAGATCAAACTGCTCGGCTGTTATGCAATGGACGCCATCGACAAGGTGTCGGTCGCCGAATGA
- a CDS encoding ArsR/SmtB family transcription factor — translation MEKTAAITALAALAHEARLDVFRLLVTAASPCEGEGGLTPGAMAKALGLPAPTLSFHLKELSRAGLVRHQRRGRSLIYTPCISALQALAGFLLDDCCKGAPASAVAGKAKETGS, via the coding sequence ATGGAAAAGACAGCTGCCATCACCGCGCTCGCCGCACTCGCCCATGAAGCCCGCCTGGATGTTTTCCGTCTGCTCGTCACGGCGGCATCGCCGTGTGAAGGCGAGGGCGGATTGACCCCCGGTGCAATGGCCAAGGCGTTGGGTTTGCCGGCGCCGACCTTGTCTTTCCACCTGAAGGAATTGTCGCGTGCCGGCCTGGTCCGGCACCAGAGGCGCGGACGCTCGCTGATCTACACGCCGTGTATTTCTGCTCTGCAGGCTCTCGCCGGATTCCTTCTCGACGATTGTTGCAAAGGGGCGCCAGCAAGTGCTGTCGCCGGGAAAGCCAAGGAAACCGGTTCATGA
- a CDS encoding metal-dependent hydrolase encodes MARTATPDDLEITPRNRKFTDDPHRPRWWLGGDPYASAWHNALSITFPAGETFFIESVRRFQKDVPPALAAQIKDFVRQEAFHTREHNSFNQRVIEAGYDVSTALKRVEDSLAEAREGHPVAQLSITVSLEHFTAIFAHLALKDLKLYAGTDRESQRMWLWHAIEEIEHKSVAYDTYAHVMRDVSPLKRWGIRCAVFARVSKDFMLKRWTDALNLLAQDGITGLRARLGLAGYLWGRPGVVRRVALPWLAYFQPGFHPWQVDDRNLIADVESLYDLAEPVAAE; translated from the coding sequence ATGGCCCGGACCGCCACACCCGACGATCTGGAAATCACGCCCCGGAACCGCAAGTTCACCGACGATCCGCACCGGCCACGATGGTGGCTTGGCGGCGATCCCTATGCGAGTGCCTGGCACAATGCCCTGTCGATCACTTTCCCGGCTGGCGAGACCTTCTTCATCGAAAGCGTCAGGCGCTTCCAAAAGGACGTCCCGCCCGCCCTCGCCGCACAGATAAAGGATTTCGTCCGCCAGGAAGCCTTCCACACCCGCGAACACAACAGCTTCAACCAACGCGTCATCGAGGCCGGTTATGATGTCAGCACCGCCCTGAAACGGGTCGAGGACAGCCTCGCCGAGGCGCGGGAGGGCCATCCTGTTGCCCAGCTGAGCATCACGGTCTCTCTGGAACATTTCACCGCGATTTTCGCCCATCTCGCCCTGAAGGATCTGAAGCTATACGCGGGCACGGATCGCGAATCGCAACGCATGTGGCTGTGGCACGCGATCGAGGAGATCGAGCACAAGAGTGTTGCCTACGACACCTATGCCCATGTCATGCGGGATGTGTCGCCGCTCAAGCGCTGGGGCATCCGCTGTGCCGTGTTTGCCCGGGTCTCGAAGGATTTCATGCTCAAGCGCTGGACCGACGCCCTCAACCTGCTCGCACAGGACGGAATCACCGGTTTGAGGGCCCGCCTGGGCCTCGCCGGCTATCTCTGGGGTCGCCCCGGTGTCGTACGACGGGTGGCCCTGCCCTGGCTGGCCTATTTCCAACCCGGCTTTCACCCCTGGCAGGTTGATGACCGCAATCTGATCGCCGACGTCGAGTCGCTCTACGATCTGGCCGAGCCGGTCGCCGCCGAATAG
- a CDS encoding adenosylmethionine--8-amino-7-oxononanoate transaminase encodes MNFDPADHALWRPYAQMKTTPPALPVLSAEGVRLTLADGRELIDGVSSWWTVCHGYRHPHIINAVKRQLDAVPHVMLGGLTHDPAECLARRLAAIAPGDLNHAFFSESGSVSVEIAMKVAVQSFINRGLRGRTRFLAFRGGYHGDTLATMSVCDPEEGMHTMFAGAIARQLIADLPTDADRIDSLDALVSDHIDTLAGVVVEPLVQGAGGMRFHDAATLQALRDLCDRHGLPLIFDEIMTGFGRLGTMFAAEKAGVTPDIMTVSKALTGGTLPLAATLVSTRLFELFWDEDPGKALMHGPTYMGNPAACAAANASLDLFEHEPRLAQVHAIEAMFAALLPTARDFPGVVDVRWQGAIGVIEMASLPELDVLKACFVDAGVWVRPFNNIIYLMPPYVISAEDLTVLIDTTLRVTEGWARRHFS; translated from the coding sequence ATGAATTTCGACCCCGCTGATCATGCCCTTTGGCGTCCCTACGCCCAGATGAAAACCACACCGCCCGCCCTTCCGGTCCTCAGTGCGGAAGGTGTCCGTCTGACACTTGCCGACGGCCGCGAGTTGATCGACGGGGTCTCGTCCTGGTGGACGGTCTGCCACGGCTACCGCCATCCGCACATCATCAACGCGGTCAAGCGCCAGCTTGATGCCGTGCCGCATGTGATGCTGGGCGGGCTTACCCATGACCCGGCCGAGTGCCTGGCCCGCCGCCTGGCGGCAATCGCGCCGGGTGATCTCAACCACGCCTTCTTCAGCGAGTCGGGCTCGGTCTCGGTCGAGATCGCGATGAAGGTCGCGGTCCAGTCCTTCATCAATCGGGGCTTGCGTGGGCGCACCCGCTTCCTGGCCTTTCGCGGCGGCTATCATGGTGACACGCTGGCGACCATGTCGGTCTGTGACCCCGAAGAAGGCATGCATACGATGTTTGCCGGGGCGATTGCCAGGCAGCTGATCGCGGACCTGCCAACCGATGCCGACCGTATCGACAGTCTCGACGCGCTGGTGTCTGACCATATCGACACGCTGGCCGGTGTGGTGGTCGAGCCCCTGGTCCAGGGCGCTGGCGGCATGCGTTTCCATGACGCCGCTACGCTGCAAGCCTTGCGCGATCTGTGTGACCGTCACGGCCTGCCGCTGATCTTCGACGAGATCATGACCGGTTTCGGCCGGCTGGGGACGATGTTCGCTGCCGAGAAGGCGGGGGTCACGCCCGATATCATGACGGTCTCAAAGGCGCTGACCGGCGGCACACTGCCACTGGCGGCAACGCTGGTTTCCACCCGTCTGTTCGAATTGTTCTGGGATGAAGATCCCGGCAAGGCGCTGATGCACGGCCCGACCTATATGGGCAATCCGGCTGCCTGCGCGGCGGCCAATGCCTCGTTGGACCTGTTCGAGCACGAACCGCGCCTGGCGCAGGTCCATGCCATCGAGGCGATGTTTGCCGCCCTCTTGCCGACAGCGCGGGACTTTCCCGGCGTTGTGGATGTGCGCTGGCAGGGCGCGATCGGGGTGATCGAGATGGCCAGCCTGCCCGAACTGGATGTGCTGAAGGCCTGTTTCGTTGATGCCGGGGTGTGGGTGCGCCCATTCAACAACATCATCTATCTCATGCCGCCCTATGTGATCAGTGCTGAGGATCTGACCGTTCTGATCGATACCACTTTGCGGGTCACTGAAGGGTGGGCGCGGCGGCATTTCTCCTAG